Proteins from a single region of Pyrus communis chromosome 6, drPyrComm1.1, whole genome shotgun sequence:
- the LOC137738092 gene encoding probable LRR receptor-like serine/threonine-protein kinase IRK, translated as MPVLLLVTWTCRRTWTCISNSNLLLLMFLSILLCSTSSASSSSPAVCSEADRASLLSFKSRIFKDTTQMLSSWTGRDCCAGGWEGVECNPAGRVTVLQLQRPASGPDYMKGTLSPSLANLNFLEVLVISGLKLITGPIPQSFSNLIHLTQLALEDNSLAGPIPFGLGRLSSLQSLSLSGNRFSGHIPPSLGHLPHLLQLGLARNSLTGPIPPTFLNFHALQYLDLSFNALSGPIPDFVGHQLQNLTYIDLSNNQLSGQMPISLFSLSKLLDLSLNHNQLTGIIPVQVAGLKSLTTLSLSANRLTGSIPESISRLHNLWYLNLSGNGFSDPLPQTLARGVPALLSIDLSYNNLSLESVPYWITSRQLRDVHLAGCQLRGTLPTFTMPDSLTSIDLSHNQFTGGISKLLTNLTSLQSLNLSNNQLKSDLSELKLPDTISSVDMHSNQLAGSLSRILNDRTSSFLEVLDVSHNQISGGIPELKEGLRLKLLHLGSNKISGHIPNSVSNLTQLERFDISRNQMTGTIPTSLGLLVKLKWLDVSINGLTGRIPNSLLGIEGLRHASFRANRLCGEIPQGRPFNIFPAAAYLHNLCLCGKPMPPCRGSGKKQEANMMSQ; from the coding sequence ATGCCTGTCCTCCTCCTCGTCACATGGACATGCCGAAGGACATGGACTTGTATTTCCAATTCCAACCTGTTATTGCTCATGTTTTTGTCGATCCTGCTGTGTTCTACATCCTCAGCCTCGTCGTCATCCCCGGCTGTTTGCTCAGAAGCAGATAGAGCCTCCCTTCTCAGCTTCAAATCCAGAATCTTCAAGGACACTACACAAATGCTGTCTTCATGGACCGGCAGAGACTGCTGCGCCGGAGGCTGGGAAGGTGTTGAGTGCAACCCAGCTGGCAGGGTTACTGTCTTGCAGTTGCAGCGCCCAGCCTCTGGACCTGATTACATGAAGGGCACCCTCTCCCCTTCTCTTGCCAACTTGAATTTCTTGGAGGTACTCGTTATCAGTGGCCTGAAACTAATTACAGGTCCAATTCCTCAGAGCTTCTCCAATCTCATCCACCTCACCCAACTCGCCCTCGAAGACAACTCCCTCGCCGGCCCCATTCCTTTCGGTTTAGGCCGTCTCTCCTCCCTCCAGAGCCTCTCCCTCAGCGGCAACCGTTTCAGCGGCCACATTCCCCCAAGCCTAGGCCATCTCCCCCATCTTCTCCAACTAGGTTTAGCCAGAAACTCCCTCACAGGTCCTATCCCACCCACTTTTCTAAATTTCCATGCTTTGCAGTACCTTGATCTCAGCTTCAATGCCTTGTCCGGCCCCATTCCAGATTTCGTAGGTCACCAGTTGCAAAACCTTACTTACATTGACCTCTCCAATAACCAGTTATCTGGTCAGATGCCCATTTCCCTCTTCAGCTTGTCCAAGCTTTTGGACCTGTCCTTGAACCACAACCAACTGACTGGCATCATCCCTGTTCAGGTTGCCGGACTCAAATCCCTCACCACTCTTTCGTTGAGCGCCAATCGACTCACAGGAAGTATTCCGGAATCCATTTCAAGATTACACAACCTTTGGTACCTCAATTTATCCGGGAACGGGTTTTCGGATCCTCTCCCTCAGACCCTTGCCAGGGGCGTTCCTGCTCTCTTGTCCATAGACTTGTCTTACAACAATCTCAGTTTAGAGAGCGTTCCATATTGGATCACAAGCAGACAACTCAGAGATGTTCATCTTGCTGGCTGTCAATTGAGAGGAACCCTCCCAACCTTTACAATGCCTGATTCTTTGACCTCCATCGACCTCTCTCACAATCAATTTACCGGTGGTATTTCAAAGCTCCTCACCAACTTGACAAGCTTGCAAAGCCTCAATCTCTCCAACAACCAATTGAAGTCTGATCTTTCAGAACTCAAATTGCCTGACACGATTTCTTCTGTTGACATGCACTCAAATCAGCTCGCAGGATCTCTCTCAAGAATCTTAAACGACAGGACAAGCAGCTTTTTGGAGGTTTTGGATGTCTCACACAATCAAATTTCAGGTGGAATTCCAGAGTTGAAGGAAGGCCTGAGGCTCAAATTGCTCCACTTGGGAAGCAACAAGATTTCCGGTCACATCCCCAACTCAGTTTCAAACCTGACCCAACTTGAAAGGTTTGATATATCAAGGAACCAGATGACAGGCACCATCCCTACAAGTTTGGGATTGCTCGTGAAACTGAAATGGCTCGACGTGTCCATCAATGGGCTCACAGGAAGGATTCCAAATAGTCTGTTAGGGATTGAAGGGCTCAGACACGCAAGCTTCAGGGCAAACAGGTTATGCGGAGAGATCCCACAAGGGAGACCATTCAACATTTTCCCTGCAGCTGCTTATCTGCACAATTTGTGCTTATGTGGCAAGCCAATGCCACCTTGCAGGGGTAGTGGAAAGAAACAAGAAGCAAATATGATGAGCCAGTAA
- the LOC137737732 gene encoding uncharacterized protein produces MPSETPTPSSESSHGGTYLQSLLDTARPFLRGELESVDKNLPSLVAVLRSVGAGECWHKHGTFLEHLVDIYRILKIWKAPDSVCLCGLFHSAYSNSYVNLAIFDPSTGREVVRAHVGEAAERLIHLFCIVPRQPLIHDDLLFHYTDAELVEHLKQSEMSLQQLQNQSEATSPNWSWRNKVQSLVPANGVTVKHIKTGEDVLVSRRVVAVFVLMTMADFSDQLFGFQDELFGNKDGRLEFRGNNYGALWPGDGKPGLWMNSVARMAAVYTLIVREEEMFIQEKKTISSANATAGSGGGENAATDKCRDEDIELVVPPVFDKCTRVLDVEEQLAARELYWEAVCDASQKQVRKGEEDRAEELLLRCVEKNPFIGEPHVVLGQVYLTEARFEEAEREAERGLTLMLEWGSAWDKRMTWEGWIAWARVLLMKAKERSWPQTSWGILNLGLVR; encoded by the coding sequence ATGCCATCCGAGACACCAACACCGTCGTCGGAGAGCAGCCATGGCGGCACCTACCTCCAAAGCCTCCTGGACACGGCCCGCCCCTTCCTCCGGGGTGAGCTGGAGTCCGTTGACAAAAATCTGCCTTCTCTGGTGGCCGTCCTGCGCTCAGTTGGAGCTGGCGAGTGCTGGCACAAGCACGGCACCTTTCTCGAACACCTGGTTGACATCTACCGCATTCTCAAGATATGGAAGGCCCCTGACTCTGTCTGCCTCTGCGGCCTCTTTCACTCCGCTTATTCCAATTCCTATGTCAACCTTGCCATCTTTGATCCTTCCACAGGCCGCGAAGTGGTTCGCGCCCATGTCGGGGAGGCTGCGGAACGCTTGATTCACTTGTTCTGCATTGTCCCCAGACAGCCTCTCATCCATGACGACCTTTTGTTCCACTACACCGACGCAGAGCTCGTGGAGCATCTCAAACAATCAGAGATGTCGCTGCAGCAGTTGCAGAACCAATCGGAAGCCACAAGTCCGAATTGGAGTTGGAGGAACAAGGTGCAGAGTCTTGTTCCTGCAAATGGGGTTACAGTGAAGCACATAAAGACTGGGGAAGATGTGTTGGTATCGAGGAGGGTAGTTGCAGTGTTTGTCCTGATGACAATGGCAGATTTCAGTGATCAACTCTTTGGTTTCCAGGATGAGCTCTTTGGTAACAAAGATGGTCGCCTCGAGTTCAGGGGCAACAACTATGGAGCTCTGTGGCCCGGCGATGGCAAGCCAGGGCTTTGGATGAATTCCGTAGCAAGGATGGCTGCAGTGTACACTTTGATAGTGAGAGAGGAGGAGATGTTTATCCAAGAGAAGAAAACTATTAGTTCTGCTAATGCTACTGCTGGAAGTGGAGGAGGAGAGAATGCCGCAACGGACAAATGTAGAGATGAAGACATCGAGCTGGTGGTGCCACCGGTGTTTGACAAATGCACAAGGGTTCTGGATGTGGAAGAGCAATTGGCTGCAAGGGAATTGTACTGGGAAGCTGTTTGTGATGCGTCTCAAAAACAGGTAAGGAAAGGAGAGGAGGACAGAGCTGAGGAGTTGCTGTTGAGGTGTGTTGAGAAGAACCCCTTTATTGGGGAGCCGCATGTGGTGTTGGGTCAGGTTTATTTGACAGAAGCAAGGTTTGAGGAGGCGGAGAGGGAGGCAGAGAGAGGGCTAACCCTGATGCTGGAATGGGGGAGTGCTTGGGACAAGCGGATGACTTGGGAAGGTTGGATTGCTTGGGCAAGGGTGCTCCTCATGAAGGCAAAGGAGAGAAGTTGGCCACAAACTTCCTGGGGCATCCTCAACTTGGGCCTTGTCAGATAG